Proteins encoded in a region of the uncultured Sunxiuqinia sp. genome:
- a CDS encoding alpha-L-arabinofuranosidase C-terminal domain-containing protein codes for MTTKNLFILMLFIAFSIQLKAQENVFEIKITKPKKEIPIQSNMYGVFFEDINFAADGGLYAELVKNRSFEFLNSPTMGWLTYGKVDVRTEDAPFERNPHYLRLNNTGLLTGTGIINEGFRGIGLKKDESYNLSFYARNIDSKEGKLRVELISSGMDIIAKDDIAVDSDEWQKYTLTLTPLQTDAHSRLRIDLRSFGAIDIEHVSLFPEKTFKGRKNGMRQDLAQALADLDPGIFRFPGGCIIEGNSLATRYQWKNSVGVVENRPINENRWNYEFQHRFTPDYFQSYGLGFFEYFQLCEDLGADALPVVNCGIACQYATEEVAEDLTPYIQDALDLIEFANGPVDSKWGKVRAEMGHPESYDLKMIGIGNEQWGEDFPEHLKQFIDAINARYPDMLVIGSSGPSADGERFDYLWSKMKELDADLVDEHYYKDPEWFLSNAGRYDNYSRKGPKVFAGEYACHDYPEKKNSFYSALCEAAFMTGLERNADVVHLATYAPLFAHVDAWQWKPDMIWFDNLRSVKSANYYVQQLYSLNKGTEALQVKLNKENVIGQNGLYASAVIDENKNQLIIKVANTSKESRTVDFDFSKLKQEVKSGEQILLKADLEVENTLDKPNLIVPKKQSIETSRNKLNVVLKPESFSVFILN; via the coding sequence ATGACAACAAAGAATCTATTTATTCTAATGCTTTTCATTGCTTTTTCCATTCAATTAAAAGCGCAAGAGAATGTGTTTGAAATTAAAATTACGAAACCTAAAAAGGAAATTCCCATTCAATCAAATATGTATGGTGTTTTCTTCGAGGATATTAATTTTGCAGCCGATGGCGGACTGTATGCAGAGTTGGTTAAAAATCGCTCATTTGAATTTTTGAACTCGCCGACAATGGGTTGGCTCACTTATGGGAAAGTTGATGTGCGGACGGAGGATGCACCATTTGAGCGTAACCCACATTATTTGAGGTTGAATAACACAGGCTTGTTAACCGGAACCGGAATTATTAATGAAGGATTTCGTGGGATTGGGCTTAAGAAGGATGAAAGTTACAATCTCAGCTTCTATGCCAGAAATATTGATTCAAAGGAAGGAAAGCTCAGAGTTGAACTGATTTCGTCAGGGATGGACATCATTGCGAAAGACGACATTGCGGTTGATTCGGATGAATGGCAAAAATATACATTGACATTAACACCTTTGCAAACTGATGCCCACTCAAGGCTGCGCATTGATTTGCGATCGTTCGGAGCAATCGATATTGAACATGTCTCGTTGTTTCCTGAAAAAACATTTAAAGGTCGCAAAAATGGCATGCGTCAGGATTTAGCTCAGGCTTTGGCTGATTTGGATCCAGGTATTTTTCGCTTTCCCGGAGGATGTATTATTGAAGGGAACTCACTGGCTACTCGTTACCAGTGGAAAAATTCAGTTGGTGTTGTTGAAAATCGCCCAATAAACGAGAACCGTTGGAATTATGAATTCCAACATCGGTTTACGCCCGATTATTTTCAATCGTACGGATTGGGTTTCTTCGAGTATTTTCAGTTGTGTGAAGATTTAGGAGCTGACGCTTTGCCCGTTGTAAACTGCGGAATTGCGTGCCAATATGCTACTGAAGAAGTAGCCGAAGATTTGACTCCGTATATTCAGGATGCCTTGGATTTAATTGAATTTGCCAATGGCCCGGTCGATTCGAAATGGGGAAAAGTTCGTGCTGAAATGGGGCACCCGGAGTCCTATGATCTGAAAATGATTGGAATTGGAAACGAGCAATGGGGCGAAGATTTTCCGGAGCATTTAAAGCAGTTTATTGATGCCATAAATGCCAGATATCCTGACATGCTTGTTATCGGTTCTTCTGGTCCGAGTGCCGATGGAGAACGGTTTGACTACCTTTGGAGCAAGATGAAGGAGCTGGATGCTGACTTGGTTGATGAACACTATTATAAAGACCCGGAATGGTTTTTAAGTAATGCCGGACGCTATGATAATTATAGCCGGAAAGGACCTAAAGTGTTTGCGGGAGAATATGCTTGCCACGATTATCCGGAGAAGAAAAATTCATTTTACTCTGCACTTTGCGAAGCTGCTTTTATGACTGGTTTGGAACGCAATGCTGATGTTGTTCATCTGGCGACTTATGCGCCTTTGTTTGCTCACGTTGATGCCTGGCAATGGAAGCCTGATATGATTTGGTTTGACAATTTACGTTCGGTAAAATCAGCAAATTACTATGTGCAACAATTGTACAGCTTAAACAAAGGGACCGAAGCGTTACAAGTAAAACTGAATAAGGAAAACGTGATCGGCCAAAACGGGTTGTATGCAAGTGCCGTAATTGATGAAAATAAAAATCAGCTGATAATTAAGGTTGCGAATACTTCAAAAGAGTCCAGAACTGTTGATTTTGATTTTAGTAAGTTGAAACAGGAAGTTAAAAGTGGAGAGCAAATTTTATTGAAAGCTGACTTAGAGGTTGAAAACACGTTGGATAAGCCGAATTTAATTGTGCCTAAAAAACAATCGATTGAAACTTCACGCAATAAATTGAATGTAGTTTTGAAACCAGAATCCTTTTCGGTGTTCATTTTAAACTAG